The sequence AAGAGCTCCACTTCACACGCACTGCTGAACGTCTCCTCGTCTCGCCGGGCCGGGTCAGCCAAACGATCAAGAAGCTGGAACGTCGCATAGGCGGCGCGTTGTTCGAACGCAGCAACCGTCGCGTGGCCCTCACCCCGGTCGGGCGACAACTCCACGCCGAGCTGCTCCCCGCCTACCATCAAGTCCAGCAGGCCGTCGCCCATGCGTCAGCGGCCTGCCGGGGCCTCAGCGGTGTGCTGCGCGTCGGCTTTTCCGGACCGTGGAGCGGCGACCTCATCCTCCTGGCCGCGGAGGAGTTCCACGCCCGCCATCCTCGCTGCACTGTCGAGATCCAGGAGGCGACGTTCACTCCCGCCTTCACGGCATTGCGGGACGGCGACCTCGACATGCTGGTCAAAGAACTTCCCGCAGACGGGCCCGAGTTCGCCGTGGGTCCGGTGCTCTTTTCGGATCGCCGTGCCCTCGCAGTGCCCGTCACGCACGAGCTTGCGGCTCGGGAAACAGTCTCGCAGGAGGACCTCGCCCTCGTGCCGCTGATCACGCCCGCCGGTGCGTCTCAGACCTTTCTCGATGCCCACTACCCGCGCCGCACACCGGGCGGCCGACCCGTCCCTCACGGCCCGACTGCCGTCGCCTGGTCGGAAATGCTGGCGCTGGTAGGGGCAGGCAAAGGAGCTACTCCGGTCAACGCCATGGCAGCGGAGTACCACGGCCGGCCGGACGTCGTCCATCTGCGTTTCGACGATGCACCGTCCGTCGAACACGTGCCGATGTGGCTGAAAGGCAGCGAGACAGCCGAGCTCCAAACATTCGTCCGCGTCCTCCACGAGTTCGCCCCCGGCCGATGATGTGGACCTCCGGTCAGGCGGTATACCCGACACACTGCCCGGCTCACGTCTCCGCGTCCCGGCGCCCGGCCCGCGGCAGCGTGAGCGTCGCGCCGGTAGTCAGTACGAGTCCGGCCGCGGCGATCAGCATGCTCCCCCGCATGCCGGCCAGGAAGGTGTCGGCTCCCGCCAGCAGTGCTCCGAAGACGGCTACCGCGATCGCGCCGCCGACCTGGCGGCCGGTGTTGAGCACCGCGGCCGCGGTGCCTGCCCGGTCCGCGGGTACGGCGTCCAGCAGCATCGCGGTCAGTGCCGGCACCGTCAGCGCCCCGCCGAGGCCGACCGGCACCATCAGCGCCGCCACCACCCACACGGGGGTGTGCGCCCCGACGGTGAGCAGCGCCAGCAGCCCGGCCGCTCCGAGCAGTTGTCCGGCGATCATCGGCACCCGTGGGCCGAAGAGTGCGGCGAGTTGGGCCGAGGCCAGGTTGACGACGGCGACCAGTGCCGTCATCGGGATGAACATCAGGCCCGCGTGCAGGGCGGACTGTCCGCGCTCCTGCTGGAGGTAGAGGCTGAAGAGGAACACCCCGCCGTAGTAGGCGGCGTTGAGCATGAAGCCGACGACCAAGGACACCGCCACCACCCGTGAGCGGAACAGCGCCAGCGGGAGCATGGGGTGTGCGCCCTTGGCCTGTGCGGCCAGGAAGGCGGCCGCCGCGGCCGCGGCCACCAGCAGCGACACCACCACGGCCGGCCGGCCGTAGCCCTGGTCGCCGCCCTCGATCACGCCGTAGGTCAGCGCGCCCATCGTGACCACCGCCGTCACCTGCCCGATCCCGTCGAGGCGGGCGGGCAGCTGTGGGGAGGCGGGCACGCGGGTGAGCAGGGCCAGCGCCAGTAGGCCCGCCGGGAGGTTGACGAAGAAGATCCACCGCCACCCCACGGAAGCCGAGAGCGCCCCGCCGAGCACCGGCCCGGCCGCCACCGCGACCGCGCCGCCCACGGTCCACACGGCGATGGCCCGGGCCCGCTTGGCCTGGTCGGGGAAGCCCTGACGGACCAGCGCCAGCGACGCGGGCATCATCACCGCGGCTGCGGCCCCCTGCACCAGCCGGGCCGCCACCAGCACGCCGAGGTGGGGCGCGAGGCCGCACGCGGCCGAGGCCAGCGCGAAAAGCACCAGGCCGCCGCCGTAGGCCTGGCGGGCCCCAATGCGGTCGGACAGGGCGCCCGCGGAGAGCATCAGGGCGGCGAAGAGCAGCGTGTAGCCGTCCACCACCCATTGCAGGCCGGACATGCCGCCACCCAGGCTGCGGCCGATGTCGGGCAGCGCGACGGTGACGATCAACGCGTCCAGCGAGATGAGGAAGAAACCCAGCAGGGCGGCGCCGAGCACCGTGCGGGATCCGCCCCGCGCCGCCTCCGGAGCCGCGTCCA is a genomic window of Streptomyces gilvosporeus containing:
- a CDS encoding LysR family transcriptional regulator, which encodes MERYEIETFLTLAEELHFTRTAERLLVSPGRVSQTIKKLERRIGGALFERSNRRVALTPVGRQLHAELLPAYHQVQQAVAHASAACRGLSGVLRVGFSGPWSGDLILLAAEEFHARHPRCTVEIQEATFTPAFTALRDGDLDMLVKELPADGPEFAVGPVLFSDRRALAVPVTHELAARETVSQEDLALVPLITPAGASQTFLDAHYPRRTPGGRPVPHGPTAVAWSEMLALVGAGKGATPVNAMAAEYHGRPDVVHLRFDDAPSVEHVPMWLKGSETAELQTFVRVLHEFAPGR
- a CDS encoding MFS transporter; protein product: MDAAPEAARGGSRTVLGAALLGFFLISLDALIVTVALPDIGRSLGGGMSGLQWVVDGYTLLFAALMLSAGALSDRIGARQAYGGGLVLFALASAACGLAPHLGVLVAARLVQGAAAAVMMPASLALVRQGFPDQAKRARAIAVWTVGGAVAVAAGPVLGGALSASVGWRWIFFVNLPAGLLALALLTRVPASPQLPARLDGIGQVTAVVTMGALTYGVIEGGDQGYGRPAVVVSLLVAAAAAAAFLAAQAKGAHPMLPLALFRSRVVAVSLVVGFMLNAAYYGGVFLFSLYLQQERGQSALHAGLMFIPMTALVAVVNLASAQLAALFGPRVPMIAGQLLGAAGLLALLTVGAHTPVWVVAALMVPVGLGGALTVPALTAMLLDAVPADRAGTAAAVLNTGRQVGGAIAVAVFGALLAGADTFLAGMRGSMLIAAAGLVLTTGATLTLPRAGRRDAET